In a genomic window of Oncorhynchus keta strain PuntledgeMale-10-30-2019 chromosome 28, Oket_V2, whole genome shotgun sequence:
- the LOC127913032 gene encoding small proline-rich protein 3-like encodes MAGYRVIPMAGYRVIPMAGYRVIPMAGYRVIPMAGYRVIPMAGYRVIPMAGYRVIPMAGYRVIPMAGYRVIPMAGYRVIPMAGYRVIPMAGYRVIPMAGYRVIPMAGYRVIPMAGYRVIPMAGYRVIPMAGYRVIPMAGYRVIPMAGYRVNPMAGYRVIPMAGYRVIPMAGYRVIPMAGYRVIPMAGYLPDIPLLRPSLCRWE; translated from the coding sequence ATGGCAGGCTATCGGGTCATTCCCATGGCAGGCTACCGGGTCATTCCCATGGCAGGCTACCGGGTCATTCCCATGGCAGGCTACCGGGTCATTCCCATGGCAGGCTACCGGGTCATTCCCATGGCAGGCTACCGGGTCATTCCCATGGCAGGCTACCGGGTCATTCCCATGGCAGGCTACCGGGTCATTCCCATGGCAGGCTACCGGGTCATTCCCATGGCAGGCTACCGGGTCATTCCCATGGCAGGCTACCGGGTCATTCCCATGGCAGGCTATCGGGTCATTCCCATGGCAGGCTACCGGGTCATTCCCATGGCAGGCTACCGGGTCATTCCCATGGCAGGCTATCGGGTCATTCCCATGGCAGGCTATCGGGTCATTCCCATGGCAGGCTATCGGGTCATTCCCATGGCAGGCTACCGGGTCATTCCCATGGCAGGCTACCGGGTCAATCCCATGGCAGGCTATCGGGTCATTCCCATGGCAGGCTATCGGGTCATTCCCATGGCAGGCTATCGGGTCATTCCCATGGCAGGCTACCGGGTCATTCCCATGGCCGGATATCTCCCAGATATTCCTCTTCTACGCCCTTCTCTGTGTCGTTGGGAATGA